AGGATTTCCTTGAGTTACCAGACTACTGGCCCTGTATAAGGCACAGTacaaaataagtaaattttattatcatccaaataatTCAGTTATTTCAAGCATAGATTCTATGTCTGtctaatttcattcaaaaaccTTGTAATTGCCCAAATTAGAAGAATTTCTGGTGTCATTTCCTCTCGatcaattatcattaacatataataataatattattagtTATATGAAAACGACTTTTATCTCTCTTTTAAAAACATATGTAGTTGAGTGGTTAAGAGAAGTTTACCGTGATGTATAGgttataaataaaaaaggtaGATATTGTGTAAAGTTCAGTGGAAATCTATCAACGAACAGCAAATATGTATTACTATTTTTAGCTGTAATTTGTCAACGACACACGTGAGCAGAACGTCCGTTATGCCATAATTTACCTATCACCCCAAAGCAATAATAAGTCGccaaaaatgatttttgatcatttcagtgatcttgaaaTGGCACGTCCTAAGATTTAAAATGAAAGATGTTTTTCTTTAACGGgtaaaatctgccaaaatctaaatattctttatttcatacaataaaatacaataaagatCCACATCAACGTCTCTCTCGTTTGCCTTTGTTTTCTGTATCGATCAAAACCAACTTCGTTAGGTTGACCTGCCCTGTAAATACTATTTGAAATGTAATTAATTTATCATTCTACATCCTATGATGAAAATGcttgttttacttttttctatattgatcaaaataaattcttatgtattgttAAAAAAGCTCTTTAACTATAAGAAACTGTAGCGGCCTACATATGCCCCTACCTCTTTGGGTCCAGGAGATTTCGCCGGCTGGAAGCATATGTCTTTGAGATTAACTCTTTAGTTGGCACTCTCTCCTTATAAGGATCTGCACAAAACTCTAAGCTGTCAGCAAAACTAAGTTTTAATGCTTCGATTATGTGATGAAGGTACTCTGGACTGCCGTGCCCCATTTCTGGAATAAACGTTACGAGGAAACgaaaatttatatttaagaaaaaaaatatcaaaaactgtatcaacaaatttgattatttccgtcttaaaaagaaaatcaaatcaaaataaaaaatattgactagtTTAAAGTCCATGAATGTAAATAGAAAGGTACAGCAAAATATAAGTAAAATAAAGCGAAATAAACAAGAAAGTAACAAAGAAGTATatgtgaatacaaaaatatgaataaaagtaaCTTTAAGCGAAAAGGAAACTGAATGGAttgcagaataaaaaaaatggatacgTTATATCCCATACATTTAAGGGAGTAAGTAATGTTGGTTGCTAATTTTATTGTCTGAATGAAGTATTTTTAATGTTGCAAAGTAAAATAAGTGCAAAGCACAACCAAATGTAATGTCaaagtaaaaaaagtaaaagtgaATATAAAGTTAAAACTTTCCATTTACATCCTTGTTTTGCCATTTTTATGCaaatagagtaccgaagtgtgacgtcacTGTCATGACAACAAACCGTCTGCTTCTAAACAGAGTCGCAGCTGACGATCGTCTATATATACACATTTGTATTGGCAAAAATAACCATTATTCTGAGGATGCAAGCGATGAAATCCCGttagggcgattccacactagaacttcaaaaatatcataaatttcaagatgctttcaataagtcataaatagtgtaatattttactatgatacctaaattttatgaaaattatgagttttaaccaaaagtgaagacagatatagttttttggggggagaacaatggaattttaaattttcaataattttgctcattgaatagtcaagtacaaattccgcctgaaacaattatttgcaaagcatgagaagattgaaaatattgcaggtcaatagaataatatatcaatgatggttccaaataatatctacaacattttcatgatccataataggggcagccctgatttttccgaacctatttttggcaatgtcccgtacgacacatgacaatgcaaaagtttttcctacaattttatttttgatgatgcaatttcataaaatcagtttctctttgtttgacccatgggtgatcgatttatcccataaggatctaattactgcccttcatttttcaattattgtcctattaaaagttgtcccgtacgacacacgctgtgtcgtacgggacatgtcccgtacgacacacaatataataatgcatttaattgcaggatttggattcagaaaccataaagagtaggcatatttaaattcatttaattgatttaacataaagtgaactgaaaaaggaCTTTGTTTAcctccatagaacatgaaataggtgattctaaacattttaattgatttcatgtaggctttaatattcttttgtgaatcccttcagctaaactggtgattttcactgatcagagcaggttaatttcttttcattgagcatgaaaagaaaacttttataatcatttcaaaCCTAGCCTAGAAGATtacttcctcttgcatgctaatgtggaattattataagatgtataaaaaatacatatcaatcattatgatcatctatttggacttcccttgatgatcactattttttaaatacagtattgaaactccttacttttttcaagttgtaaaaaaaatctggaaaataagacaaaccatatggtttcatgaaatgcagatgggtttgaaaaagtagaaccgcatttctttagaaaaaaaattgactaaaaaaagcaaaaaagtgacagttgtgacatatatcatgtagatatacattttattaaaaaatgataacattttagccccataatttacacaaagtttcattcattcattgtttagtgtttggaaatcatcaattaattccctaaaatataacttcacacaaaacctgaagtttttcagctcgtaaaatgctgtgaacacttgtacatttcccatcatgaaaaaaatcataacatattgttcccaattgtatatattgaggttacttaattgtattgtcctgaatgactacctattaaaagatttttcataaataagcaagaatttaggggcaaagctccttctgattgatgaaaagttcatgtttatttattcaggctgcccagtacaacacgcaagtgcctgtacaacacacgtgtcccgtacgacacacaagtgtcccgtacgacacacaagtgtcctgtacgacacacaattgtcccgtacgacacattattttgtttatgatatattgacagaaatattcacctaatagtggtttctaacctaatgaatgtcttagtttgatagggttatcattaccatcagccaaataatgtgattgaagaagtcaaagtgacataaagtaagaaagtttggcttcaatttagagatgtcccgtacgacacattttgaatgtcccgtacgccacaatgttctcgaaaattataatttcctttatttattcatgaatgtttattttgctttcttttataaatgtgtttgttcttgggtaattgagtgtcaatttgagttcagtttctatgaaatttatctgcccaactcacagacttttgagtacaaacttgaggtttctaaaaatgccactttttctgcgtccgtacgacacattactatttttaatctgtattatacaggatgtgaattcaagtcatgttaagtcttggtttttcttacactctggtagtagttgatgaccacctatagttactggaatatttttttgttttttcttgtcaaaaactgtcaaatgttctctaaatgtcccgtacgacacgtatggaatcacccgtTAGCAGGTAGTTTCTCCTTTATCATTTATATGAGAATCATGCTCCGGGTTCGTTTGTTTAGAACCATGACAACTGACGTCATCACTTCAGTACTCTATTGGTTATGATATGACACTTGcaaattaatataaaatgagGTTAAATACAACTTTTGCGAATTTCCAATGACATATCGGTATTTGTACCTTTCAGATAAAAATCCTCAAGAATATTGAGAGCCATAAGGGTGGTTATTCCCTGGCCGTTCGGTGGAAGCTCCCAGACACGTACTCCATGATAACTCGTATTGATTGGATCTTCAAAGGTTGACCTGTGACCTTTAAGGTCGGCCAATGAGAGTCTGCCGCCATTAGACTGGATGATATCAACTATGGCCTCTGCTACAGGACCTTCGTAGAAACCTCTCTTACCACGGGCAGCAAGGGTCTGAATGAAGATTGTTCGATATAGTAAAGaatagtatttattttccgtataaaaaacacaaaaaagcaAAACGGATGGAAAgcccattttcagtttagtCGACATGACTacactgttcttccatggggtccatatacaatacaaagtaaaaagtAAACACATATGAAAGAGCATAACATATAAggtaaatcaaacagaattGGCGGGTGTGATTTCGTCAACAAGAGTCTTTTAAGAGCACTTACCAATTTGTTAGGCATGTCGTCATTCTCTGACACTTTATTCAATGGTTTCTAAAGGATATTGTATGGCTATATATGATTAGTATATGAAACCATTTTGAATATAGCAAATGCATCCAAATCGACTCATGTTTGCAGTTTGAAATAGTATTTGTtcgatttttttcatgatttaacaTTATTATGCTATGGGGGAACCAGATCCTTTGAAAGTGCACGAATGCAAAAAAGGGAAGTATTTCACTTTTTCACAAATTTAGTTGTATGGCCAATTCCtttctttcaataattttcatCGTCCCTATGTCTAAGTTTCTTTCATTCGCAAATGAGATACTTTACATAAGCTTTCAACTAACTGCCTTTCTAGAAAACTGCAACAAGTGCAAAGTTATAGAAGTAACCCCTTAAAATGACACAGGGGTCGCCCCTCCACTCTATATCATCGTTCTTAATTCAATTACTCATTAATAAAGAAGTATGTAATGTCGCACTTTTTACCACAGAAATGATTTAATTTAACACCTTTTATGGGGGTGCAATTATATGGCAGCCAAAGGTTGACCATCAAATGACAGGCTCAAGTCAGATATAGAATAACCAGTAATCATGTTCAGTCAGAccacccgtttcataaagctgttcgttcgataagagcgactttaagaacgactggtgatcctttcttacgcgctaaaccatcaccaatgaatataccatttaccacaagaaaggatcaccagtcgttcttaaagtcgctcttaacttacgaacagctgtaTGAAACACATACCGTAGGGGTTTAATCTGTTAAGAAGATATACAAGAAGACAAATACAAATGAATGCCTTTGTGTGATTGGACGAGGGTTGGCGAGGGTGTGTGGGTGGAGTTTGAGTTTCTATGTGGTCTACCAATCACCTTGTTGACATGTGAACTAAGCCCAGAGAATAGTATTAGAAACTTCTCTGTTATGCTGCTGCATCTATGTTTTCAATCATTCAGTGTGAATCATCGAGAGATCTAAAGTAGATGTGAGTGTACTCTCCAGGTGCGGCAAAACCGTTCCAAAACGTGTTCCAAAACCGtttacaaaaacgtaaaaattaccatattatggtgatttttttttgcatagtcagcccccccccccattttgaaTACCATTCCGCGGCCGCTGCTCTCTGCATGCAAAAGAATCTCATGCCCATCAGACTGATACTAGAGACCAATGCATTTGGATTGAATGTCCCACTCGGGGCTGAACTCATTTCAATTCCACAAAGAGGTATAATCCACCCTCTAAAAGAGATCGTCCCACTCCTAGAGTATTTGATTAGGGACCGAATTGGTGGTTTGTACTTACGGAGAAGGCTCTATTGTTATTACTATGAGGATGACAGTGGTggtaatttaaatcatttgcaTTGCACCAtgacaaataataatataataatgatgataataataattatcattattattatcattattattcattactaTTGATTATTATTACCTTGAATGTTTTAGCCAATAGTGGCATTCGCATTATATCTCCTGTCCTTGGAGGTCGTTTCCCCCGGAGCATAGTGTGGCCATGGGGGTTGCTCTCTCTCTGCAGTGAATCGACTCCCTCTTTCCAGTGATTGGCAGAGATAGGGTGCACTGCAAACCCTCCTTCGGCAAGTGAAATGGCAGGTTGCAGTATTTGTTGTAAAGTGAGCTGCAGAGAGGGTGACGTGGTTGATATTAATCACTTCTATACTGGAGATTTACTCATGTGACACCAAAGAGGTTGTACTTAAACTTAATGAAAGGCAGGCGGAGCCCATGGCCCtggtcaggggcggatccagctttcgccaatagggggggggggcgaaaaatatttttcatcaaattttttctcgattggccgctataatctgattttttgttgttggttttttagggggtagtcctaactaaagacttaAGTTTTAattatatgttagtttttattgttataaacaagataaggtatcttatgtggtcttaatatataatgcgagcgcgaagcgcgatctaaaattctttgatattttatgtccttagaactgaagattctgaggagtttttataatcatgaacaaagataagtatccaactaaacaatgcgagcgcgaagcgcgagccgaaattttattatagtaacgtgaaaagggactcaattaggactgttttagtgattaatgaagaggatataagtatcaccaattaaacaatgagagtgcgaagcgcgagctcaaaatttttgatattccgacctgaaaactcgACAGTCTAAGcgtcttttatttaaataaagaacaagctgtgtgtctcaaacaatgcgagcacgaagcacgagcttaattttttaatatactgacatgataaaggagcattttgacgaatttttgaaagaatttccaaagaggataggtatctcacaaatcaaacaatgcgagcgcacaacgcgagcaaaaattttgatataacgatttgtgtaaatcaaacaaaataatgaaagtttgatacgcgagctaaaatattgtgtgcaaattgctTTCAGAACTTGATATATaaagtgtcatttaatcctcttgaatgggattcattacacaggcaatgcgagcgcgaagcgcgagcgaaatctttgtcttttttccaattcttcccctcacctttttcttgtttcctttcgggttCGGGCCGGCCATTACGAGGCcataaattacacatcatgggtataatacctctttcttacttttctttctgtttttcgtagtttctatcaagataaagagcacactttttttctgcaggttgtcaaaaaatagggggggcggggccggctcggcccctcctggatccgcgcctgctgGTTAGCGGGGGCGCTGGGGTGGGAGGGAGGAGGGAGAATGGTCACCGGCAAACCGAGGAAATCGAGagacaatacaaaaaaataggtCATATAGATAATGATCTCAGCGTACgtgctgaaaaaaaaagtaaccgaAACAAGAAATATTGTTCAAAATTAAATCAcctaaaaattatgataatggtaataataacaaagatgataacaataaaaataataaaaacatcaacaacaacaaaaattataacaataaagATGATATAATAAACATTCTATATTTGGGACTTTACATAATATAGAGTATAGAGTTAAATCCCTACCTTCTTTGAGCCGAATGTCTGGATAGTATCTACCCATCCAGCGGCTGCCCCCGGAACAGTGACATGAAGACCATGGTATCGAGGAGGACGGTTAGTATCACTGAAACCAAGATTAGTATAAGTCTCAAGAGATACATCTATCGCACTTCTCCCACTGTAAGAGGTgaggaaataatgaaaacaatgcaCAAACATTAAGATTATCAATTCAAAGTTaggtttttatttgattttataatgTAGTGGTATATTATACGGGAGGAACTTGTGAGAGTGTTTATGATGTCAAGGGTTAAaccctttacccccccccccagttccgCCACTGGTCTGTTGCAACTACAACTGAGTGATGACAAGAAGAGAATCACAAAGACTTTTCATGTTTATTCTGATATTTGTTAATCTTGTTCATAGTGAAAATCGTATATGTCAGCACAGTACACCTATAGTTTTTATCTTTAAACTAATTTATATTtgattaatttgaattaattcagatttccaaaaaacaaatttgaggagtttatatatCTATATCAAAGAGCGATTTCACTCATTCTCCGTCTTTATTTTGACcttaggcctatttctttcggCTActaatatttcatgataaaaagaaatgaaaatgtataattCCAAAGATCAAGGTCCATAAAATAgctattttaaaaattcatatgtAAATGTTCACAGAGAAGAAAGTAAATATTGACTAAATGTCAAGATAATTGGTCATGATCTTGCGTATTGCTAAAGGTCATATATGTAATCACATACACTCTATTCTGCTACACACCATGTACACAAGGCAAAAATTTGTATGCCCTATATCGGGGCTAAAACAAGTTATGTTTTAGCATGGATCTACTAAGCCAAGGTTTTAGAGCCATACACTTTGAGCCCAgtggccacttccattgatgagtggatataCCATGCGTGTCAAAAGAAACACGTAAAAGGATCTCTTTTTGGCAACGAAGAGTGGGCaagttacatacgtaacgtaataagggtgtcaaaaacactatggcccgaattcacaaaggtggtttctgcagaaaccatggtttcaaacgaaaccacctttgtgaattcgggcctatatGTAAAATGCTTTATAAAGGAATGTACGTTTGCCCTAACACAGCGTCCGTGATCatgtccgtgacataacaattaaaacATCACTTTACTGGTTTAGGGGATGGATTTAagggaatacttgtcaagggtacaGTATCGAAATTAGGAAAGGTGTATGAAGAAAATTCTGGCAACCCAGTTCAAACAAATTAATTACGAATGATAAAATAGTCAGCGTATGTTAACCAAtactgtatttacatgtatcatataCATCCCCATCgtctacatttttttaaacaagtgcacaacCAATAGTGCGgaaagcatttccatttatttgaatgaaggataaaagagcattgtcgaTGAAATGCCTTGCTAGCGGGCAAAGGTGCCACCCGGGGGgcgtcaaatatattgctgtacattcgcggggggggggggcaaatcatTTCCTCCTAAATTAccttttctctgtgtgcaaaataaccccctaaacaagtttttcgaaAGCGTTATATAGTCATTTTGGCCACTAAACAAGTCGCCAGATTGTGACCCTGGGGAAaagctaggggggggggaacataccctaaatatctttgaccctgcgattgaccattgactggtctttcaaaactacccctattttgaaaattggtgtttttgacacccttaacaagtgcacgcgcggcccgcgttcataaactgaaaaaaaaacctttaaacgCATTTGTTTGATCACGCGTGTGAACAGCAATAtgatttgactgcccccccccccggttgcCACGGCCGGAGATCGATCAACGGAAATTCCATGTGTGTGCATGTCTAAATGCACCCACACGCACACAAGTAATACACCCACATCTTCACGCACCCTCTCACACGATAAAACACATGCTCATATAATCGAAAGATATCTTCGTTGtacacagtggcgtaccttGGGTCACAgcatgggtgggggggggggcaccgacTAAATTTTAGTGACTTAGTGGGCGCAACCATCTTTTGAATACGGGATATTTAgtacaaaacaaacaatacgagcACCAGGAATGATGAACACATAGGCCCTAAGAAAAAATGTTCCttaaaattatgcaaaattattttgtaatatatatggtataaataaaaaatgatataaagtaatacaacataatattcattaatttctttcccTAATtacgtttttctttctttctccctcttaaTTTTTCGCCCTTTTTTGCCAgtcgtagttacgccactggctgTTCATGATacaatgacaaaggtcaatgcAGATGAAATATTTCACCAGATGACACGGGTTCCGTTGCGGGCTTcggaaacataaaaatatcCTCACCCACAGAAACACACTCCCACACACGCACAAACTAGGGCACATGGAGCACTATACCTGCCATTAATTCCTTTAACAGTATTTGAGCTAGCATCATAGAAGAGGGCGAAGCAGTCCCCTCCTATTCCCGTGGAGGCTGGGTCGGTAACGTTGAGGACCGCTGCCATGGCAACGGCAGCATCCGCGGCGTTCCCTCCAGCTTCCAAAATGTCTGAAGAACATGACAAATAAAATAAGTGATTGAGGAGCTTTCATATATCTCAAAAAGAGATAAAAACAGATTGGGATCGGCTATATTTTCTGGCATATTATTGTATCATGCagatcataatttatttttatacagTATTTCCCATCCGAAACAAattataaagataatttcagGAAAGGAAAATGGCTAAACAGAACAATGTCAATTTGATAAAATCTTGTATAATGGAATTAGCAAGGGTTAAACTTGCAGCTGGCCACGCAGCTGCCATTTGCACCAGagcattcaatttcaatttaaacaaaaatgtgcTCTCGCAACCAGCTCGGTCGCTTTGTCCACTCGTGTATATGAACTCCAACTTGTGTATACCTCCGGCCTTCTGGGGGGATAAGCATGGTCTAAGGATGCCCTatacagaccccccccccctctcaaaaacttgaataaaGAGGTAAATAAACGATGTGTACATTTGCTTGATGATGGGCTGACATACGATACATAGGCATACAAAGTCATGCATGAACTTGAAGTGAACTCACCAACTCCTGATTTGGAAGCCATTGGTTGACTAGACGCAACACATCCACGGGTAGCGAGAACTGGCGACCGTCTGGAATTAAAGTTCATGTATTGCTCTGCTTCCATATTTCTACGTCTATATAGGTAACCCTCTCAAAGTAGAAATATCATGCCTTATATAGCAAACTAGTAGTATATACAAACCAATAATTCACAATCATGACTATCAATTCCGAACATCACTGGACGGAAATGATATGGCATGGAGCATATATGCAGCACAGCTTATATATTACAGGGCTCCTTTACATAGCAGTATCAAAGAGCAATATACTGCACAACGAGTATGAATTATCATGTAACTATGATAAATACAGACAAAGTAccgccatcccccccccccctttcgctGCACGCGTACCACGGACGAACGGCACACTCACATCCACaatgtaaatattcatatcattgTTCTTATTCTAACTGTAGGCTATAATGTTTTTCTCATGTAAGTTCAGATGACATGAACTGAGGAAATAAAATTCACTGAATCACAATGCCAAACACAATCACACTGTCATCACATACAAACACACATCATATAGACTCGCGGGAATCCCCTTTTGATTTATACGTTCTCATACTAGTACTACACCAATCATGCaaatggaagaaaaagaagtacGTGACTGCAAACTGTCGACAGGgtcaggggcgtagatagcggggggatgcatccccccaggtttctgtgggggaagaagcgaaactatacagtaataaagcaatgaatgctagttaaaatcaatcaataataatagcagtaataatcataacgtacagcaatgacaaacatgatcaaaattggacttttattcagagtcaatcatcttatatgcatttacaacttgcaagttttaagtaataacaactgtcttgcatcgtcatatacatttaaggatcgttattcagagtttcagtacatttctttataataattatgtatttgcaaaggagataagttcaaaatatttcattaagatttaagaaagtgtcgcttaatcactccctttcagagcaattgctttcataacacattaacactgttcaaacgaattaataagaaattacctatacacatacactgacccttttccctgctggccatgtcctcaacccctactttgcaaaggaaaggtgaaaattttcagtctctaaggagcgaattagtaaatgaatgattttggaatgaaagtgcaaattttggatagcctcagtgatatccgaggttttttttcactcaatattcactctttcatatattcactccttaaagagtgaactatttcactattttttttcagagtactttgcgcttttcaaagaaggtagaatcatccaatatatagacatgccttaattcacgaaggcagattgaatcaatccatggataagattaatttatggtctaagTTAGCGTTCATACTTTTGTACTTATACATATTATGTACTGATTATTGAATCGTTCAAGAGAATAGGAACTTAGCAAGTATGTTCCTTTCGAGCGTGTTACCTGATACTGCCATATGAAGCATTAGTATGCCTGTTTTTCCTTCATGTTGGGCATTATAATcctttactgttaaggactgttttgcataactatattgggtgaaaataaacgtcttccagtttcaagaagaagtaagtcgaggcgcaatgtattttggaattacttaaAGGTGTATCAAGTCCAGTCAATATGGCTTCCATGGCCACGGACTTTATACTTAACCCtttctgtacgtgcgcagtcttctaggtttgaaggttataaactgttacatttccttacctatgtttttatcataatcatcattacaaggtacataataagaaatgaatcgaaattataacaagttactatctatacagtttacttccgacaacccggtgaggtttatttcatttccatacttaattcaatcaagcctttgtaatcatggtaattttaaacagagtgtgcttatcattttagtgtccgcatatctgcacgtggataagaaatataatgttgagctttttttattttacccctattactataattgtaattgatatttttttagttatttggctgtttattcctttagttgttgattcattcgtttgatcattaacaatatcgctacttttaaaagagtaaaataaggaatactagttattctagatcatgtttagcaggactgtcatgaccaagatgataactagacatccgacaaatgacatttctcttatgatcatctttactcattgtcattaatcaaacaaaagattactgccatgaaaaatgtgcaaggaagtttgtttattactggatgccctgtttattgctgaaagcaaagtgattaaaagacacacgagataatccatgaggcagatcgtgttattttgttatctttaactcgtctgctttggcccatgatattttgtttttatcgagtacgttatctccttcattctttatatttatatattaattatatatatatatatatatatatataagtaatTGTAAGTATatataattgtatatattgtaatatatatattgtaagtatatatatatatatatatatatatatatacatatatgtatatatatatatatatatatatatatatatatatatatatatatatatatatatatatgtatatatatatatatatatatatatatatatatatatatatatatatatatatataaagtatgacccagctagggatcatcccccccaggtctaaggacctgtctacgccactggaCAGGGtggttgttttattttt
This genomic window from Lytechinus variegatus isolate NC3 chromosome 10, Lvar_3.0, whole genome shotgun sequence contains:
- the LOC121422900 gene encoding glutathione hydrolase-like YwrD proenzyme; amino-acid sequence: MEAEQYMNFNSRRSPVLATRGCVASSQPMASKSGVDILEAGGNAADAAVAMAAVLNVTDPASTGIGGDCFALFYDASSNTVKGINGSGRSAIDVSLETYTNLGFSDTNRPPRYHGLHVTVPGAAAGWVDTIQTFGSKKLTLQQILQPAISLAEGGFAVHPISANHWKEGVDSLQRESNPHGHTMLRGKRPPRTGDIMRMPLLAKTFKTLAARGKRGFYEGPVAEAIVDIIQSNGGRLSLADLKGHRSTFEDPINTSYHGVRVWELPPNGQGITTLMALNILEDFYLKEMGHGSPEYLHHIIEALKLSFADSLEFCADPYKERVPTKELISKTYASSRRNLLDPKRASSLVTQGNPYLISGDTVYLSVVDNDGNACSFINSNFLRFGTGLIPKDCGFALQCRGMNFRLMEGHLNCIAGGKRPYHTTIPSMITSAEDNNQLLATFGVMGGFMQPQGQVQVLLNMVEFGMNPQLALDSPRLCLRIDQQAKMGQDFVHLEESFPSSTFDALRSKGHKVKSMSGFEREMFGRGQVITKGDWWSAEMHCGEGERSQVLWAGSDPRGDGMAVGM